The Rhododendron vialii isolate Sample 1 chromosome 5a, ASM3025357v1 genome contains a region encoding:
- the LOC131325510 gene encoding probable amino acid permease 7 — protein sequence MGSLVGEGEEDQHSPLLMTNFGDTDAEKPFQRTGTIWTAVAHVITGIIGAGVLSLAWSTAQLGWIAGPLIMVVFAAITILSANLLCDCYRSPDPECGPDRNKSYMDAVQFYLGENHKRVCGVVLNEGFYGTAVAYVITSAASVKAIEKSNCYHKQGHDAPCNYGDTRYMLLFGGVQIIVSQIPSFHNMAWLSIVAAIMSFTYAFIGLGLGFAKVVENREIKGSIGGVAADSTADKVWLVLQAIGDIAFAYPYTVILLEIQDTLKSPPPERKTMKKASTTAIFITTFFYLCCGCFGYAAFGSDTPGNLLTGFGFYEPYWLVDFANACIVLHLVGGYQVYSQPVFAFVEGWFGGKFPNSGFVNNFYSLKLPLIPAFQLNPLRLCFRTAYVVSSTVIAIIFPYFNQVLGVLGAFNFWPLAIYFPVEMYFVQRKIGSWTTKWVVLQTVSIACLIVSILALIGSVQGLISAKLS from the exons ATGGGTAGTTTAGTTGGTGAGGGAGAAGAAGATCAACATTCCCCATTATTAATGACAAACTTCGGTGATACTGATGCTGAGAAGCCTTTCCAAAGAACTG GGACAATATGGACTGCGGTGGCGCACGTAATCACTGGAATAATAGGGGCAGGAGTGCTGTCCTTGGCATGGAGCACAGCTCAGCTAGGGTGGATCGCCGGGCCACTGATCATGGTAGTCTTTGCAGCAATCACCATTCTTTCTGCAAACCTTCTCTGTGACTGCTACAGATCTCCTGATCCCGAATGTGGGCCCGACCGGAACAAATCCTACATGGATGCTGTTCAGTTCTATTTGG GAGAGAACCACAAACGAGTATGCGGAGTGGTTTTGAACGAGGGCTTTTATGGGACTGCAGTTGCATACGTTATTACATCCGCTGCAAGTGTGAA GgcaattgaaaaatcaaattgttaCCACAAGCAAGGCCACGATGCTCCCTGCAACTATGGGGACACTAGGTATATGCTGCTATTCGGAGGTGTCCAGATTATCGTATCTCAGATACCGAGTTTTCATAACATGGCATGGCTCTCTATCGTAGCAGCAATCATGTCCTTCACTTACGCTTTCATAGGACTGGGACTTGGCTTCGCAAAAGTAGTTG AAAACAGGGAGATCAAGGGGAGCATAGGAGGAGTCGCAGCCGACAGTACGGCTGACAAAGTATGGTTGGTCCTTCAGGCCATTGGAGATATTGCTTTTGCCTATCCATATACAGTCATTCTTCTGGAAATTCAG GATACATTGAAATCGCCTCCGCCAGAAAGAAAGACAATGAAGAAGGCCTCCACGACTGCAATCTTCATTACCACCTTCTTCTACCTCTGCTGCGGATGCTTTGGATATGCAGCCTTCGGGAGTGACACACCGGGGAACCTCTTGACAGGATTCGGGTTCTACGAGCCTTACTGGCTCGTTGATTTCGCCAATGCTTGCATTGTTCTGCACCTAGTTGGAGGATATCAG gtgtaCAGCCAGCCGGTTTTTGCGTTTGTGGAAGGATGGTTCGGTGGGAAGTTTCCAAACAGCGGATTTGTAAACAATTTCTACTCCTTAAAACTCCCATTGATTCCAGCATTTCAGTTGAATCCTCTGAGGCTATGTTTTAGGACTGCTTACGTTGTATCGTCCACTGTAATTGCAATAATCTTTCCTTACTTCAACCAAGTTTTGGGGGTGCTGGGGGCATTCAACTTTTGGCCACTGGCGATATATTTCCCAGTGGAAATGTACTTTGTGCAGAGGAAGATTGGGTCTTGGACAACTAAATGGGTTGTTCTTCAAACTGTCAGCATTGCTTGCTTGATTGTGTCAATATTGGCCTTAATTGGTTCAGTTCAAGGACTCATTAGTGCTAAGTTGAGCTGA